One Oryza sativa Japonica Group chromosome 8, ASM3414082v1 DNA window includes the following coding sequences:
- the LOC4345466 gene encoding disease resistance protein RGA5-like, translated as MAEVSAAMGSNRSVRKKLAALLSDERKDFIRVRSKVKPLIDALESVHACFEKLSLEDEKNLDALQEAWMMDLRELSYDMEDSLDRFLVKSAAEPGSCKKLFKILLTKIKGSTNGIVKVIQDIKMPVEELNERMNRFKLSDDRHVTYDPIKIDSRVTALYVDASHLVGLDGPKLELIKMLRIEDEPEPSKKLVVVSIVGLGGLGKTTLANQVYHHLKPEFDCSAFVSVGQNPDVLKILDNILSGLTHQPYATTGSTVQVLVEKTRRFIADKRYLVLLDDIWNARDWDILRCSLPNNHLGSRIITTTRIVDVARSCCSHKEDHIYKMGPLSDLDSQRLFFRRIFGSDDGCPTQLKRISMDILKRCRGLPLATLTLASILADVPMLAEKWKQVHNSIGLATPGENMNRILSLSFHDLPNHLKTCLLYLSIFPEDYVIEREQLVWRWIAEGFIPETRGIPLEGVGSAYFNELINRSMIQPADVQYDGTVQSCRVHDMILELIVSISTKINFVAVLHKDQDETRFTDYKTKVRRLAHQSNCIEKLLERMSRDDLSHIRSIISFDYVKGIPHLGDFQALRVLDLGSCRSIENHHIENLEMLYQLKYLDLSRTSISELPMQIDNLRYLETLDLRGCAIEKLPASTVRLQNMQRLLVNRSVKFPDEIGHMQALQTLLFVSMSCNSIKFVEELSKLIKMRVLNITFSKPVDMVDEVRKYTDSLVSSLNELFNLESLKIDPEEGCSLDSLMGVYLTFGCLKKLVIGYISRIPKWINPSMYNLVHLELKVDIVREEDLHSLELLPCLLYLQLEMTDGSSKMLTVGSEGFRCLRESQFIWKNDGMGLVFLEGAMPELQTLHLYFRTHETIANYSGVDGNGIENLSRLKKLCVDVDCSGSTREEVEAAEDSIRKAADRHRTKLTLEIRRWCEACMIEEEAHDGNAEFPSRSVNRRANPVRVAFRVRADRRNRNRTRRNRITAPSAST; from the exons ATGGCGGAAGTGAGCGCGGCAATGGGGTCAAATCGTTCCGTCCGCAAGAAGCTTGCGGCGTTGCTGTCCGACGAGCGCAAGGATTTCATACGGGTGCGTAGCAAGGTAAAGCCTCTGATTGATGCTCTTGAATCTGTCCATGCCTGCTTTGAGAAATTGTCGCTCGAAGATGAGAAGAATCTTGATGCGTTACAAGAAGCCTGGATGATGGATTTACGGGAGCTGTCCTATGACATGGAGGATAGTCTTGACAGGTTTCTTGTCAAATCTGCTGCTGAACCGGGTAGCTGTAAGAAGCTCTTCAAGATCTTGTTAACGAAGATCAAGGGTAGCACCAATGGGATTGTTAAGGTGATCCAAGATATCAAGATGCCAGTCGAGGAGCTCAACGAAAGGATGAACAGATTCAAGCTCAGTGATGACCGTCATGTAACATACGACCCGATCAAGATCGACTCAAGGGTAACAGCTTTATATGTGGACGCTTCACATCTTGTAGGTCTGGATGGGCCAAAACTAGAACTAATTAAGATGTTGCGCATTGAAGATGAACCTGAACCATCAAAGAAGCTGGTGGTGGTCTCTATTGTTGGTCTTGGAGGATTGGGCAAGACAACTCTAGCAAACCAAGTCTATCATCATCTCAAGCCGGAGTTCGACTGCTCTGCTTTCGTATCAGTGGGACAAAATCCTGATGTTCTAAAGATCTTGGATAATATCCTTAGTGGACTCACCCATCAACCTTATGCCACCACCGGGTCAACAGTGCAAGTACTCGTTGAGAAAACCAGAAGATTCATCGCGGACAAAAG GTACCTTGTTCTTCTTGATGACATCTGGAATGCAAGAGATTGGGATATATTGAGGTGTTCTCTGCCTAACAATCACTTAGGCAGCAGAATAATAACAACAACACGCATTGTCGATGTTGCTAGATCATGTTGCAGCCACAAAGAGGATCACATCTACAAAATGGGTCCTCTGAGTGATTTGGATTCGCAGAGACTATTTTTTAGAAGAATATTCGGCTCAGATGATGGTTGTCCGACTCAACTTAAAAGGATTTCCATGGACATATTGAAAAGGTGTCGAGGTTTGCCATTGGCTACACTTACTTTAGCTAGTattctagccgacgtacccatgTTAGCAGAAAAATGGAAGCAAGTGCATAATTCTATTGGTTTGGCAACTCCAGGGGAGAATATGAATCGTATATTATCTTTGAGTTTCCATGACCTCCCTAATCATTTAAAGACATGTTTATTGTATTTAAGCATATTTCCAGAAGATTATGTAATTGAGAGAGAACAGTTAGTATGGAGATGGATAGCTGAAGGTTTCATTCCTGAAACACGTGGCATTCCTTTAGAGGGAGTCGGAAGTGCATACTTTAATGAGCTTATCAATCGAAGTATGATTCAGCCTGCTGATGTTCAATATGATGGAACAGTGCAAAGTTGCAGAGTTCATGACATGATACTTGAGCTTATTGTGTCAATATCAACCAAGATTAACTTTGTTGCCGTACTACATAAAGATCAAGATGAAACGAGATTTACAGATTACAAGACCAAGGTTCGCCGGTTAGCCCACCAGTCCAACTGTATTGAGAAATTATTGGAACGGATGAGCAGGGATGACTTGTCTCATATTCGCTCTATCATCTCCTTCGATTATGTCAAAGGAATACCTCATCTTGGTGATTTCCAAGCACTGCGGGTGTTGGATTTAGGATCTTGTAGATCAATTGAAAACCACCATATTGAGAATCTAGAGATGTTGTACCAACTCAAGTATTTGGATCTAAGCCGTACAAGCATCAGTGAGCTTCCAATGCAGATAGATAATCTCAGGTATTTGGAAACACTAGATCTTCGAGGGTGTGCCATAGAAAAATTGCCAGCCAGTACTGTTAGATTACAAAACATGCAACGCCTGCTTGTTAACAGAAGTGTAAAATTTCCTGATGAAATTGGACACATGCAGGCCTTACAGACGTTGTTGTTTGTCTCAATGTCCTGTAACTCCATCAAATTTGTGGAAGAGCTCAGCAAGCTGATCAAAATGAGGGTACTCAACATAACTTTCTCTAAACCTGTTGACATGGTTGATGAAGTAAGGAAGTACACAGATTCTTTGGTCTCATCACTCAACGAGTTGTTCAACCTTGAATCTCTAAAGATTGATCCTGAAGAAGGTTGTTCCCTGGACTCACTAATGGGAGTGTACCTAACTTTTGGCTGTCTCAAAAAACTTGTCATTGGCTACATTTCTAGGATCCCAAAATGGATCAACCCATCTATGTACAATCTAGTCCACCTGGAACTGAAAGTTGACATTGTGCGAGAGGAAGATCTCCATTCTCTTGAACTCTTGCCCTGCCTGCTATATCTTCAGCTGGAAATGACAGATGGCTCCAGCAAAATGCTCACTGTTGGCAGCGAGGGATTCCGATGCTTAAGAGAGTCGCAATTCATATGGAAGAATGATGGGATGGGACTAGTGTTTCTAGAAGGTGCCATGCCAGAGCTTCAAACATTGCATCTTTACTTCAGAACTCACGAAACAATAGCCAATTATTCTGGTGTTGATGGCAATGGCATCGAGAATCTTTCGCGCCTCAAAAAACTCTGCGTTGATGTTGATTGTAGTGGTTCAACTAGGGAGGAGGTTGAGGCTGCGGAGGATTCCATCAGGAAAGCAGCAGATAGGCATAGAACCAAACTCACTCTTGAAATCCGAAGATGGTGTGAAGCATGCATGATAGAGGAAGAAGCACATGATGGTAATGCGGAATTTCCAAGCAGATCCGTGAATAGGAGAGCAAATCCAGTCAGAGTTGCCTTCAG GGTGAGGGCAGATCGGAGAAACAGGAATAGGACTAGGAGAAATAGAATCACTGCACCATCCGCATCAACTTAG